One candidate division WOR-3 bacterium DNA window includes the following coding sequences:
- a CDS encoding energy transducer TonB: protein MRDHKKMYGIYLRTSFLIAIGILIVLFLALPYAEPEPYKRKQEMVGLINEITMVIDKEVEVIDNETRPQPPPVAIPAVGNENGMTTITSSELVENFIPASPAGPEIEIMPYYKVEIKPQPLEMPAPIYPPLAIKAGIEGKTVVKMLVDIDGKVIEVVILKSSGNGMLDEAAVTAAKNSRFTPAKQRDRFVRVWVVRQYEFTLKKG from the coding sequence ATGCGCGACCATAAAAAGATGTATGGAATTTACCTGAGAACTAGTTTTCTCATTGCTATCGGGATATTGATCGTTCTTTTTCTCGCCCTCCCTTATGCCGAACCTGAACCCTACAAACGGAAACAAGAAATGGTGGGATTGATTAACGAAATAACAATGGTCATTGATAAAGAAGTAGAGGTTATCGATAACGAAACTCGCCCCCAACCTCCACCTGTTGCAATCCCAGCCGTGGGAAATGAAAATGGTATGACCACGATAACATCCTCTGAATTAGTAGAAAATTTCATTCCAGCAAGCCCGGCTGGTCCGGAGATTGAAATAATGCCATACTATAAAGTTGAAATAAAACCACAACCCTTGGAGATGCCCGCACCTATTTATCCTCCCCTGGCAATCAAAGCGGGCATTGAAGGGAAAACCGTAGTCAAAATGCTTGTGGATATCGATGGCAAGGTTATAGAAGTGGTGATTCTCAAATCAAGTGGCAACGGTATGCTCGATGAAGCAGCCGTAACCGCTGCTAAGAATTCCAGATTCACTCCGGCGAAACAAAGAGATAGATTCGTCCGGGTCTGGGTGGTCCGGCAATACGAATTTACATTAAAGAAGGGATAA
- a CDS encoding bifunctional phosphoglucose/phosphomannose isomerase, with translation MNDMYRIIYTLPDQIVEAISIFQCAWSDITPPVNLGQNCRRILICGMGGSGISGDLLSVLYPDLEILVNKDYQIPEYIDDKSIAILISYSGNTEETLYNYKILKKRGIPMVLISSNGKLLKNKALLKIKIPPGFPPRGALGYLFTPLPLFLYRIGLIEKNPIFALSRLSIFLKKHAPFLDKKGRDLAVKIFKKFPIIYADSPAFFVVARRWQCQLNENAKILSHINTIPEMNHNEIVGLGRPWCKDVIVFFLNDPNAFLRNRIRVKIIKEIISREIKGLKYYDITPEGRNLLEQIFWAIMLGDFLSYHLARLIKIDPLPVARIDYLKKRLSLL, from the coding sequence ATGAATGATATGTACCGGATAATCTATACTTTACCTGATCAGATCGTGGAAGCGATAAGTATTTTCCAGTGCGCCTGGAGTGATATCACACCTCCAGTTAATTTGGGACAAAATTGTCGTCGAATATTGATATGTGGCATGGGCGGCTCTGGAATCAGTGGAGATCTTTTATCCGTTCTTTATCCAGACCTGGAGATTCTGGTTAACAAGGATTATCAAATTCCTGAATATATCGATGATAAGAGTATCGCCATCCTCATCAGTTATTCCGGTAATACCGAAGAGACTCTTTATAACTATAAAATCTTGAAAAAGCGAGGTATTCCGATGGTGCTCATTTCCTCCAATGGCAAACTCTTAAAAAATAAAGCACTGCTGAAGATAAAAATTCCTCCAGGTTTCCCTCCCCGCGGTGCCTTAGGGTATCTTTTTACACCGCTTCCCCTTTTTTTATACCGGATTGGTTTGATTGAGAAAAATCCTATCTTTGCCCTTTCCCGGCTCTCAATTTTTTTAAAGAAGCACGCGCCGTTTTTAGATAAGAAGGGAAGGGATTTAGCCGTAAAGATTTTTAAAAAATTTCCCATCATCTATGCTGATTCTCCTGCTTTTTTTGTTGTTGCCCGAAGGTGGCAGTGTCAGTTAAATGAAAACGCAAAAATCCTGTCCCACATCAATACCATCCCTGAGATGAATCATAATGAAATTGTTGGTTTGGGAAGACCATGGTGCAAAGATGTAATAGTTTTCTTCCTCAATGATCCAAACGCCTTTTTACGTAATCGAATAAGAGTAAAGATAATCAAAGAGATTATCTCCCGGGAAATCAAAGGGCTAAAATATTATGATATCACTCCTGAAGGCCGAAATTTATTGGAGCAGATATTCTGGGCGATTATGCTCGGTGATTTTTTAAGCTATCATCTCGCAAGACTGATTAAAATCGATCCCTTGCCGGTAGCAAGAATTGATTATTTAAAAAAGCGATTATCCCTTCTTTAA